Below is a window of Herminiimonas arsenicoxydans DNA.
AGGGCATGTCAGCATTGTGCGTCCGCAAGTGGGATACGTGACGCCGCGTGCATTGGAACTGGATGAAATTCCAGGCATCGTCGCCGCTTATCGCAAGGGCGCGGAAAATGCCAAGCTGGCCGGTTTCGACGGTGTTGAAGTACATGGCGCGAATGGCTACCTGCTGGATCAATTCCTGCAAAGCAGCACCAATCAGCGTACTGACATCTATGGCGGCTCAATCGAAAATCGTGCGCGTCTGATGCTGGAAGTGGTTGATGTCTGTATCGAAGTATGGGGCGCTGGACGCGTCGGTTTGCATCTGGCACCGCGCGGTGATTCGCACGATTTGAGTGATGCAACGCCGGCGGAAACTTTCGGCTACGTTGCTGCCGAAATGGGCAAACGCGGTATCGCCTTCATTTGCGCGCGTGAATCGCTGGGTGAGAATCGCCTTGGTCCGCAATTGAAAAAGGCTTTCGGCGGTGTGTATATCGCCAATGAACAAATGACTAAAGAGACGGCAGCAAATGTGATTGCGACTGGTGAAGCGGATGCGGTTGCATTCGGCAAACTGTTCATCGCGAATCCGGATTTGCCGCGTCGTTTGAAGGATAACGCACCGCTTAATCCGGCACGTCCGGAAACCTTCTACAGCCCGACTGCAGAAGGCTATACCGATTATCCGGCGCTGGCCTGATTGATCTGTTCCACCATGCGGGCGATTTGATCGATCGCCTGCACGGTGAGCAACTCTCTGCACATCAACTATCTCAGCCGACGATGAAAGGCTGTTTGCTGAGCGCGACCGCAATGATGTAGGCGAATACAGCCAAGGCGGCAAGGAAGGCGCGCAATCGCTTTGCCCTGGTTTTTCCGCGTTTCAGTGCAATCGTGCCCAGGCCAATGTAAACAATCAGTGCAATCACTTTTGCGGTCAGCCAGTTTTGTACAAACGGATACTGCTGGCTCCATACGACCATCGCCACTGCGCTTGCCAGCAGCGCAGTGTCCACGATGTGCGGGGTAATTCTCAGCCAGCGTTGCTGCAATGCCAGTGACTGACGCAGCATCAGCATGCCCCGCAGTAAAAAAAGACTGATACTCAAGACAGCGCAAGTGATGTGCAGATGCTTGAGCGCGATATAGCTGATCATTCGATGTTTCCAATATTGAAGATGCGCCGACTTTCCGGCGTAAGCAGATCAAGGTATTGTGGATGCTTGCGTAGATAATTCACCATAAAGCCGCAAATCGGTACCACCTGTCTGCCCTGGTTGCGCACATATTCCATCGCCTGAGCGGCAACTTTGGAGCCATATCCCTGGCCGGCAAGAGCAGGAGGCACTTCGGTATGCGTAATCATGCAGATCTCGCCGAACACGTAATACTCGACAAAGCCGAACAGCTGATCTTCATTCCGCCATTCGTAACGTTCGATGCTGCTTTCGTTTTCCCGCTGGTTCATGCAAGTGATGAGTAAATTTTTTCTGCATTGATGGAAATAGGCAAAACATCATGAGATGATACATTGATTCAGGCAGAATTTATTCGGAGAACAAGCATGGAAAATGAAAATACGACTGTTCAACTGAGCAAGCTGACACGTCAACCGGACGATTGCAGCCGCGTGCTGGTTGCTGCGCTGGAGTCAGGCGATATTGAAACGTCGGTTGCATTGTATGAACCGAGTGCAGTCCTGTTCAAGAAGTCGGGCGAAACCATGACCGGTCTGGATGCGATACGCGAGAATAATGCCGGTGTGATCGCCTTGAAACCGAAATTCACGATCGAGTTCATCACTTTCACGCTCAGCGGCGACGGGACATTGGCGACCAATCGGATGAAGGCGAATCTGGCGTTTGTCAAACCGGATGGAACGCTGGTGAATACCAGCGTGGATACGCTGGAAGTATTGCGCAGGCAGGCGGATGGATCGTGGCGCTACATCATCGACGATCCCTACGGCAGTATGCGAGCAGGCATGAAACAGCGTTAGGGTGCTGCCATGCCTGCTACGGTAACGGCGATTACTTGGCTTTTTCTCTGCGGCTCAGAAACTGTTCCAGGTCTGCTGTGCGATGCACGGCATGCAGACGCATGCAGCTGAAGTATTCGACATCCTGCAAGACGCTGCCCGTATTGTAGATATTGATGGTTTTGCAGTCCTGCTCGACGAACCCGCTCCAGGCCTGCTGCGCGAGCTTCAACTGTTTTTTGACGGCTGGATAAGGAATGCCGGCGACGTCCTTGGCTGGCATTTGTGCTTGCAGTGCCTGGTAAGTGCTATCGAGTTTGGTGCTGGCTTTTTTATATTCTTCTTTGGCGCAAGCGCTCATTTCCTGCGCCGAACCCTTGCCGATACAAGGATCGATCTGCTGGGCAAAGGCTGAAAAAGGAAGCAGGGCCAAAAAGAGCAAAGTGATTTTTTTCATCGTATCCCTGGCGAAAAAATTAATAAAAATAAGTGACTGGACAGAAAACAGCGTACCGCGACAGCTTGCGTCATATTTTGATCGAGGTCAATAAACTGCAGGGAAGAGGGCCGTGATTCCTACATCTTGAGCCGATAGCCCGTCTTGAATATCCACCATACTGCCGTCATGCACAAAGCCAGAAATACCAGCGTCATGCCGGCACTGATCGCAACGTTCACATCCGAAGTGCCGTAAAAACTCCAGCGAAAACCGCTGATCAGATAGACAACCGGATTGATCAGTGCAATTTTCTGCCACACGGGCGGCAACATGCTGATCGAATAGAAGCTGCCGCCGAGGAAGGCCAGCGGCGTCACGATCAGCATGGGAATGATTTGCAGCTTTTCAAAACCGGTGGCCCAGATGCCGATAATGAAACCGAACAGGCTGAAGGTCACCGCAGTCAGAATCAGGAAGGCGACCATCAATACCGGATGCGCGATATCGAAGGAAACGAATAGCCGCGCAGTAGCGAGTATCAGCACGCCGAGGATAATCGATTTGGTCGCTGCCGCGCCGACATAGCCGATCACGATTTCCACATAGGAGACAGGCGCTGACAGTACTTCGTATATCGTGCCCGCATATTTCGGCATGAAGATGCCGAAGGAGGCATTGGAAATACTTTCTGTCATCAGTGCCATCATGATCAAACCGGGCACGATGAAGGCGCCGTAACTGACGCCGTTGACTTCCACCATGCGCGCGCCTATGGCGGCGCCGAACACGACAAAATACAGCGAAGTGGAAATGACCGGCGCAGCAATGCTTTGCATCAGCGTGCGCCAGGTACGTGCCAACTCGAAATGATAGATGGCGCGGATTGCATAGAAATTCATGTTCAAGTCCTCACCAGATTGACGAAAATATCTTCCAGCGAACTCTGGCTGGATTGCAGATCCTTGAAACCTATACCGTGTTCGTCGAGTTTCTTCAGCAGTTCGGCAATGCCGGTCTGTTCGCTCTGTGCATCGAAGGTATACGTCAGCTCATTGCCATCGGCAGAAAGTTCCAGCTGCTGCGATATGAGCCCGTCCGGGATCGCCTGCAATGTTTGTTGCAACTGCAGGTGCAACTGCTTTTTGCCAAGCTTGGTCATCAATGCGGATTTGTCTTCCACCAGTATGATTTCGCCTTTGCGGATCACGCCGATACGGTCGGCCATCTCTTCGGCTTCTTCTATATAGTGCGTGGTCAGAATGATGGTCACGCCGCTGGCACGCAAGCCGCGCACCATTTCCCACATGTCTCGGCGCAATTCCACATCCACGCCGGCAGTCGGCTCATCGAGAAACAGAATTTGCGGCTCATGCGACAAAGCCTTGGCAATCATCACGCGTCGCTTCATGCCGCCGGACAGGGAAAAGATTTTGGCGTCTTTCTTGTCCCACAAGAACAGTGAACGCAGCACTTTTTCGATGTGTGCATGATTGCGCGGTTTGCCGAAAATGCCGCGACTGAAATTGACGGTGGCCCAAACGGTTTCAAATGCATCTGTCGACAATTCCTGCGGCACCAGCCCGATCTTGCTGCGCGCAGCGCGATAGTCACGCACGATGTCATGTCCATCGGCGAGTACGGTGCCGGTGCTTGGATTGACGATGCCGCAAATGATATTGATCAGCGTGGTCTTGCCGGCGCCGTTGGGGCCGAGCAGGGCGAAGATTTCACCGCGCCGGATATCAAGATTGATTTCCTTGAGCGCCTGGAAGCCGGACGCATATTGTTTGGTCAGCTGTCTGACTGAAATGATGGATGGCAAATGAGCCTCGCAATAAATCTGATGGCATAGATTGTAGTGCGGATGGGGTTTCAATGTATTGAACGGTTTCTTATTCTCAGAGCTTGATGTTCACGGAACGCGGCGCGACGTACATGTCTCTGGTCATCAGGTCGACGCCGCAATCCAGCGTTTCTATCCAGTCGAGAAAGCGCGCAATCATGGCCTTGCCTTTGAATGGCGCGCCATGTTGCGGCACTATCCATTCCGGATCGACTTCGCGCACCATGGCTGCCCAATAACGGCAGACCTTGTTCGAGACCATGTAACGCGTGTGAAAGCCGCGCATGAAGGGCAGATGCTGATCGAAATTTGTCACCGCTGTCGCTGCCAGATCGGGCTGCATCATGGAAGCGCCCATATCGCCGGAAAACAGGATGCGGCTGACCGGGTCGTAAAACTGTAAATTGCCTTCAGCATGCAGAAAATGCGCCGGCAGAATCTGGAATGTCGTGCTACCGAAAGGAAGCAGCGTGCCTTCATCGGGCAGCGCGATGATGCGCCCTTCGGTTTTTCCCTGCGGGCAGAAATGCGGTACAAAACGCGACCAGATACGCGAAATCAGCAGACTGGTTTCGGAACCGTTCAACCAGCGCGGCAGCGAAGCGATGATGTCGGGATCTGCATGCGAGGCAAAGACATATTTCAATTTCTTGGGCGGAAAATATTTACTCATCGCCATGTAGAGTTCGTTGTAAGTCAGTACGCCGCCCGGATCAAGCAGGATGCCGTTGCCATCCTGTACGATCAAAAACTGATTGGACTGCACCGACTCGCCATCCTCTTCCGCCAGATCGGAAAACATCAGGCAAATATGCTTGCCATCATTGAACAGTTCAATTGCCATGCATATTCCAGGGTGCGGGAGTTGAGGTTGACGTGCGCAAGCTGCGGTCGTGCTTTGTCGTCTGCCATTTAGATGGGTGGCCAGAGTATGGCGCGCAAGTCAAGAGTGCTTCTTGATTTACATCAAAGATCGTGACGCCGTATCGGATGAAAAAGGCCTGTGCGCTCGCGCAGATTGATCAAGGCGAACCGATATCAGTCAGATCAAGTATCCTTCGTGTCTGGCTTGCTTCACATCGTTTTCAATTTTCGCTCATCAACGTTTCTGCACATGACTCAAAAAATAACACCTTCGACTGCATTGCTGCTGACGATTGCGCCGCTGATGTGGGCAGGCAACGCAATCGTCGGACGTTCGATCAATGCGCTGGTGCCGCCGCTCACGCTGAATTTTTTCCGCTGGTCGATTGCAGCAATCATTCTGTTGCCATTTGCGAGCTGGATATTCCGTCGCAATAGCGCGCTATGGACGCACTGGCGCCGCTTTGCCCTGCTGGGTCTGCTGGGCGTCGGACTCTACAACTCGCTGCAATATCTGGCCTTGAAAACGTCGTCGCCCATCAATGTGACGCTGGTGGCGGCAAGCATGCCGGTCTGGATGCTGATGATAGGGTCGATGTTTTTCGGCGTACGGGTATCTGCAAAGCAAGCGCTGGGCGCGGTCATGTCGATTGCCGGCGTGCTGCTGGTGCTCAGTCGCGGCGAGCTGCAGCAACTGCTGGCCCTGCGTCTGGTGCCGGGCGATATTTTGATGATACTGGCGGCGATCATCTGGTCTTTTTACAGCTGGTTGCTGACGCTGCCGAAGGATCCGGCGCAGATTCGCGCCAACTGGATCGCCTTTTTGCTGGCCCAGGTTGCATTTGGCGCAGTGTGGTCAGGCGCATTTTCCGCTGCTGAATGGACGTTTGCCGATCCGCACATCGTGTGGGGCTGGTCCCTGATTGCGGCACTGATCTTTGTCGCCATCGGCCCGGCCATCATTGCCTTGCGATGCTGGGGGCTGGGCGTGCAACGCGTCGGGCCGACGGTCGCCGGTTTCTTCAGCAATCTGACGCCTTTGTTTGCGGCCTTGATGTCGGCTGCATTTCTGGGCGAAACACCGCATCTTTATCATGGACTTGCATTTCTGCTGATCGTAGGCGGCATCGTGGTGTCATCGCGCCACTGATGCGCATCCATTGATGGCTGGTCGAAGCGTTTCTTAGTAACGACCGAGATGCTGGAGCTGCGCCTCCAGCCGCTCGATTTTTTCCAGCAGGTCTATGGCGAGTGCGACCCCCGGTGTGTTGAGTTCCAGATCGTGCGCCAGATGTTGCGCCAGTTGGGCGCGGCGTAGCGCAGTGCCGTTGAAATGCCATTCTTGCGGCTGCTCACCCATGGGCTCCAACACACCTTCAACAACCAGAGCGGTGATCAGCTCTTCTGATGCGTTGCAGGCCTGACACAATTCCAGCAGGGTGAAATTGCTGTCTTCGTCAATAACTTGGACGTGCAGATAAGTGCGCTCGGTTTGTGTCATGACGATGATCCTTGCTAGACGTTGCGTGGATTGAAATCGAAGGCCTGTTGCAGCGTACGATAAGCCTGTCTGGCCGATTCAGTGTCCGCAGGTGGTAGCGCAATGTTGAGCACCACATACAGATCGCCGGCTTCCTTGCCCGGAATGCCTTTGCCTTTCAAGCGCAGCTTGCGCCCGGCCGAGGAGTTTGGCGGGATGGTCAGTTCTACCGATCCTTCCGGTGTCGGGACTGCGATGCTGGCGCCCAGTGCGGCTTCCCACGGCGCAAGCGGCAGATCCACATAGACATCGCGCCCGTCTACGCGGTAACGCGGATGCGGACGGAACACGATTTCCAGATACAGGTCGCCGGCTTTGCCTTCACCTATGCCTGGCCCGCCCTGGCCGGCCAGGCGCAAGGTTTGTCCGGCGCGTATGCCTTTCGGAATATTGACGCTGAGCGTGCGCTCTTTGGTGACGACATGACCATGCTCATCAACCGTCGGCATGCGGAGCGAGATGCTGCGTTTCGCACCGCGGTACGCATCTTCCAGATCGATCTGCACCTTGGCATGATGATCTTCCCCTTGCTCATGGCGCGCGCGCTGCTGTCCACGGCCCCAGCCTCTTTGCTGGCCGAACAACTGCTCGAAATAATCGCTGAAATCCGATCCATCGCCGAAGCCTGCGTGCGCACCGCGGCCGCTGAATTCGAAACCTGCATCGGCATTCGGCGGCGGCTGGAAATCCTGACCATTCTTCCAGTTGGCGCCGAGCTGATCATAGGAGGCGCGTTGTTCCGGGTCCTTCAAGACCTTGTAGGCTTCGCCCATTTCCTTGAAGCGCGCTTCAGCATTCGCTTCCTTGCTGACATCCGGATGATATTTGCGTGCCAGCTTGCGGTAGGCGCTCTTGATTTCGTCTTGCGTCGCATCGCGTTTGACGCCGAGAATTTCGTAATAGTCCTTGAATTTCATGTCTGCAGCCTTCTGCCTGATTTCAGTCAAGCTTCAATAAGCGGGATGCCTTTCCGGTACAGCTTGTTCTTTCATGAATAGTACGCGTTAAACCACGGTGCCGAATAGCTTGCCTATGCCTGCCGTGACCCCCATTGCCAGTGCGCCCCAGAATCCGACGCGCACAGCGGCACGCAGCAGAGGGGCGCCACCGGCTTTTGCTGCCAGCATGCCCAGTGCGATCAGAAACAGCAGTGAAGTAGCCGTCAGTGACGCGATCAGCATGGAGGGCGGTGCGATCAGGGCAGTCACTAGCGGCAATGCAGCACCGGCAGAGAAAGTAAGGGCGGAGGCGATGGCAGCCTGCACCGGTTGCGCTGCGGAAGTGTCATGAATGCCGAGTTCGTCCCTTGCATGCGCACTGAGCGCGTCATGGGCCATCAATTGTTGCGCGACTTGCATGGCCAGCTCCGGTGCGACGCCGCGTGCGGTATAAATCGATGCCAGCTCACGCTGTTCGGCAGCAGGCTGATCGCGCAATTCCACACGCTCGCGTTCCAGATCCGCCTGTTCCGTATCCGATTGCGAACTGACGGAAACATATTCGCCGGCCGCCATCGACATGGCGCCGGCTACCAGCGCCGCCACACCTGCGACCAGCAATTCACTGCGATCTGCATTGGCCGCTGCCACGCCCAGCATCAGGCAGGCCGTGGAAATGATGCCATCGTTTGCGCCGAGTACGGAAGCACGCAACCAGCCGATGCGGTCATTGCGGTGATGTTCGGAGTGATAGTGACGTGACATGGATGCCTTGTGCGATGTTGAACAGTAAACGGCACTTTATCATTCTGATATGCAGTCATGATGAGGCCGTCATTTGATGTTTCAAGAACAAGGATCACATTTCAGTCTGAATCATTTTTGATCCATGTCAATTTGTCTGCGATCCTCTTTGCTACAGTCGGGCATCTACATGGCAAGCGAAGGATGATTGTGCTGGATACTGCGTTCCCGAAGTTGAAACTGAAGAATAAATTACTGCTCCCCATCGTGCAAGGCGGCATGGGCGTGGGTGTTTCCGCGCATCGCCTGGCCGGCACTGTCGCCAGCCTCGGTGCGCTCGGCACCATTTCCAGTGTCGATCTGCGACGGCATCATCCCGACCTGATGGCGCAAACCGAAAAAACGCGCAACAAGGAGCTGATCAATGCAGCCAATCTGATCGCACTCGATCGTGAAATCAAGGCCGCCAAGGCGATGGCAGAAGGTCGCGGCATGGTCGCCGTCAATGTGATGAGGGCGGTGGCGGAATACGCGGCTTATGTGCGGCAATCCTGTGAAAGCGGAGCCGATGCGATCGTGGTCGGAGCCGGCCTGCCCATGGATTTGCCGGAGTTGACCAGCGAATATCCGGATGTGGCCTTGATCCCGATACTGTCCGATGCGCGCGGCATTGCGCTGATATTGAAAAAATGGATGCGCCGCAAGCGTCTGCCGGATGCGATCGTGATCGAGAATCCGCAATATGCGGCCGGCCACCTGGGCGCCGCCGGACTTGATAGCGTCAACGATCCGCACTTTGCATTTTCCGTGGTGCTGGAAGGGACGCTGGCCTTGTTCAAGGAACTGGGCATAGAGAGCGAGAAGATCCCGCTGATTACCGCCGGCGGGATA
It encodes the following:
- the nemA gene encoding N-ethylmaleimide reductase, FMN-linked (Evidence 2a : Function of homologous gene experimentally demonstrated in an other organism; PubMedId : 9013822; Product type e : enzyme), whose amino-acid sequence is MTNHLFTPIKVGDITLPNRVIMAPLTRSRAVGGGRVPNDLMVEYYVQRASAGLILSEATAVTPQGVGYADTPGIWSDEQVAGWKKVTDAVHKAGGLISLQLWHVGRISHPMFLNGELPVAPSAIQPEGHVSIVRPQVGYVTPRALELDEIPGIVAAYRKGAENAKLAGFDGVEVHGANGYLLDQFLQSSTNQRTDIYGGSIENRARLMLEVVDVCIEVWGAGRVGLHLAPRGDSHDLSDATPAETFGYVAAEMGKRGIAFICARESLGENRLGPQLKKAFGGVYIANEQMTKETAANVIATGEADAVAFGKLFIANPDLPRRLKDNAPLNPARPETFYSPTAEGYTDYPALA
- a CDS encoding Conserved hypothetical protein, putative membrane protein (Evidence 4 : Homologs of previously reported genes of unknown function), which gives rise to MISYIALKHLHITCAVLSISLFLLRGMLMLRQSLALQQRWLRITPHIVDTALLASAVAMVVWSQQYPFVQNWLTAKVIALIVYIGLGTIALKRGKTRAKRLRAFLAALAVFAYIIAVALSKQPFIVG
- a CDS encoding Conserved hypothetical protein, putative acetyltransferase (Evidence 4 : Homologs of previously reported genes of unknown function); protein product: MNQRENESSIERYEWRNEDQLFGFVEYYVFGEICMITHTEVPPALAGQGYGSKVAAQAMEYVRNQGRQVVPICGFMVNYLRKHPQYLDLLTPESRRIFNIGNIE
- a CDS encoding conserved hypothetical protein; putative NTF2 domain (Evidence 4 : Homologs of previously reported genes of unknown function) codes for the protein MENENTTVQLSKLTRQPDDCSRVLVAALESGDIETSVALYEPSAVLFKKSGETMTGLDAIRENNAGVIALKPKFTIEFITFTLSGDGTLATNRMKANLAFVKPDGTLVNTSVDTLEVLRRQADGSWRYIIDDPYGSMRAGMKQR
- a CDS encoding conserved hypothetical protein (Evidence 4 : Homologs of previously reported genes of unknown function), which codes for MKKITLLFLALLPFSAFAQQIDPCIGKGSAQEMSACAKEEYKKASTKLDSTYQALQAQMPAKDVAGIPYPAVKKQLKLAQQAWSGFVEQDCKTINIYNTGSVLQDVEYFSCMRLHAVHRTADLEQFLSRREKAK
- a CDS encoding putative ABC-2 type transport system, permease component (Evidence 3 : Function proposed based on presence of conserved amino acid motif, structural feature or limited homology; Product type pt : putative transporter): MNMNFYAIRAIYHFELARTWRTLMQSIAAPVISTSLYFVVFGAAIGARMVEVNGVSYGAFIVPGLIMMALMTESISNASFGIFMPKYAGTIYEVLSAPVSYVEIVIGYVGAAATKSIILGVLILATARLFVSFDIAHPVLMVAFLILTAVTFSLFGFIIGIWATGFEKLQIIPMLIVTPLAFLGGSFYSISMLPPVWQKIALINPVVYLISGFRWSFYGTSDVNVAISAGMTLVFLALCMTAVWWIFKTGYRLKM
- a CDS encoding ABC transporter, ATP-binding protein (Evidence 2b : Function of strongly homologous gene; Product type t : transporter); the protein is MKPHPHYNLCHQIYCEAHLPSIISVRQLTKQYASGFQALKEINLDIRRGEIFALLGPNGAGKTTLINIICGIVNPSTGTVLADGHDIVRDYRAARSKIGLVPQELSTDAFETVWATVNFSRGIFGKPRNHAHIEKVLRSLFLWDKKDAKIFSLSGGMKRRVMIAKALSHEPQILFLDEPTAGVDVELRRDMWEMVRGLRASGVTIILTTHYIEEAEEMADRIGVIRKGEIILVEDKSALMTKLGKKQLHLQLQQTLQAIPDGLISQQLELSADGNELTYTFDAQSEQTGIAELLKKLDEHGIGFKDLQSSQSSLEDIFVNLVRT
- a CDS encoding putative Metallo-beta-lactamase (Evidence 3 : Function proposed based on presence of conserved amino acid motif, structural feature or limited homology; Product type pe : putative enzyme) yields the protein MAIELFNDGKHICLMFSDLAEEDGESVQSNQFLIVQDGNGILLDPGGVLTYNELYMAMSKYFPPKKLKYVFASHADPDIIASLPRWLNGSETSLLISRIWSRFVPHFCPQGKTEGRIIALPDEGTLLPFGSTTFQILPAHFLHAEGNLQFYDPVSRILFSGDMGASMMQPDLAATAVTNFDQHLPFMRGFHTRYMVSNKVCRYWAAMVREVDPEWIVPQHGAPFKGKAMIARFLDWIETLDCGVDLMTRDMYVAPRSVNIKL
- a CDS encoding Conserved hypothetical protein, putative permease of the drug/metabolite transporter (DMT) superfamily (Evidence 4 : Homologs of previously reported genes of unknown function), encoding MTQKITPSTALLLTIAPLMWAGNAIVGRSINALVPPLTLNFFRWSIAAIILLPFASWIFRRNSALWTHWRRFALLGLLGVGLYNSLQYLALKTSSPINVTLVAASMPVWMLMIGSMFFGVRVSAKQALGAVMSIAGVLLVLSRGELQQLLALRLVPGDILMILAAIIWSFYSWLLTLPKDPAQIRANWIAFLLAQVAFGAVWSGAFSAAEWTFADPHIVWGWSLIAALIFVAIGPAIIALRCWGLGVQRVGPTVAGFFSNLTPLFAALMSAAFLGETPHLYHGLAFLLIVGGIVVSSRH
- a CDS encoding putative chaperone-modulator protein CbpM (Evidence 3 : Function proposed based on presence of conserved amino acid motif, structural feature or limited homology; Product type pr : putative regulator) produces the protein MTQTERTYLHVQVIDEDSNFTLLELCQACNASEELITALVVEGVLEPMGEQPQEWHFNGTALRRAQLAQHLAHDLELNTPGVALAIDLLEKIERLEAQLQHLGRY
- the cbpA1 gene encoding curved DNA-binding protein (Evidence 2b : Function of strongly homologous gene; PubMedId : 8302830, 7997164, 7601860, 15184371; Product type f : factor), with translation MKFKDYYEILGVKRDATQDEIKSAYRKLARKYHPDVSKEANAEARFKEMGEAYKVLKDPEQRASYDQLGANWKNGQDFQPPPNADAGFEFSGRGAHAGFGDGSDFSDYFEQLFGQQRGWGRGQQRARHEQGEDHHAKVQIDLEDAYRGAKRSISLRMPTVDEHGHVVTKERTLSVNIPKGIRAGQTLRLAGQGGPGIGEGKAGDLYLEIVFRPHPRYRVDGRDVYVDLPLAPWEAALGASIAVPTPEGSVELTIPPNSSAGRKLRLKGKGIPGKEAGDLYVVLNIALPPADTESARQAYRTLQQAFDFNPRNV
- a CDS encoding conserved hypothetical protein, putative membrane protein (Evidence 4 : Homologs of previously reported genes of unknown function): MSRHYHSEHHRNDRIGWLRASVLGANDGIISTACLMLGVAAANADRSELLVAGVAALVAGAMSMAAGEYVSVSSQSDTEQADLERERVELRDQPAAEQRELASIYTARGVAPELAMQVAQQLMAHDALSAHARDELGIHDTSAAQPVQAAIASALTFSAGAALPLVTALIAPPSMLIASLTATSLLFLIALGMLAAKAGGAPLLRAAVRVGFWGALAMGVTAGIGKLFGTVV
- a CDS encoding putative 2-nitropropane dioxygenase, NPD (Evidence 3 : Function proposed based on presence of conserved amino acid motif, structural feature or limited homology; Product type pe : putative enzyme); amino-acid sequence: MSAILFATVGHLHGKRRMIVLDTAFPKLKLKNKLLLPIVQGGMGVGVSAHRLAGTVASLGALGTISSVDLRRHHPDLMAQTEKTRNKELINAANLIALDREIKAAKAMAEGRGMVAVNVMRAVAEYAAYVRQSCESGADAIVVGAGLPMDLPELTSEYPDVALIPILSDARGIALILKKWMRRKRLPDAIVIENPQYAAGHLGAAGLDSVNDPHFAFSVVLEGTLALFKELGIESEKIPLITAGGIHSPEQVRELFALGASAVQLGTPFAVSEEGDAHMTFKKVLTGARPEDIVTFMSCAGLPARAVKTQWLANYLDKEAKLQRKAGPKDCTVGFDCLHQCGLRDGIAKAGQFCIDTQLGFALEGDVKRGLFFRGSEPLPFGSAIRPVRELIDYLLNGISPATHGTLGA